From one Pedobacter faecalis genomic stretch:
- a CDS encoding TonB-dependent receptor: MPNSYLLIPSGPAAKLLSGFLLSIMFLFLFTTASAQNSETSGATITGTVSDTNGQPLQYATAAIKGGKSSQTNAEGKFRITGLRPGIYQLTVSRVGQQSETRDINLEAGQAQELTFVLQPGTDLSEVIVTAGRKPESLKDVPSSVSILTEREVKEQLNVNPSVAAILGNTIPGLGTSNNKATNAGQTLRGRQVLVLIDGIPQSTPLMNGSRDIRTLDPAVIERVEVIKGATSIYGNGSAGGIINFITKKAVADKAFSGTTSVGLNSNVAHPANTLGYRLSQGFSGTADKLSYVVNGTYNYTGVLRDAKGNVNAQPDGLGENSLYNAFAKLSYKPNANSAVTASYNLFRSVQDADYINVTGKYGQAPSVGQKGDDPGEPAGTPYNHNALISYQNTALPLASSLDLSAYYNSFVSMNRYVEQGTAWYGPGQTKIQSFKKGVRLTLNTPWAMGGLGQGELTYGLDLLNDRTNQVLTDGRVYIPDMNMLNLAPYAQFNIDLLNQFVLKAGVRHENADVKVKDFNTIATGPDGAGSIAVSGGKIPYNATTFNAGLRYNRYEIFNPFISFSQGFAINELGRILRRATSNTLESIATDPIITNNYEAGFSSRLGMVNLTASYYVSTSRLGANLVDVGGFLVAQREPERIHGYEIAADVNVSEQWTAGGSYSYVEGKAEQADGTKVYMNGLRIAPPKATAYLGYRPLSALDMKLYWVYTDGRDRFNVRANNLYANSEGPVEPVSLFNLTAAYRINAQWSAGLGVENLLNNAYYPVVSQYRAIDAEYVRGNGATMSLNVSYNF; encoded by the coding sequence ATGCCGAATTCATACTTACTTATACCCTCCGGGCCAGCGGCTAAACTTCTGTCCGGCTTTTTGCTAAGCATAATGTTCCTTTTCCTGTTCACCACCGCGTCTGCGCAAAACAGCGAAACCTCAGGCGCTACCATCACCGGAACAGTTTCCGACACCAATGGTCAGCCTCTCCAATATGCTACTGCAGCCATTAAGGGAGGCAAGAGCAGTCAGACAAATGCTGAGGGTAAATTCCGTATTACGGGTTTACGTCCGGGCATTTATCAGCTCACCGTTAGCCGTGTAGGCCAGCAGTCAGAGACGAGAGACATCAACCTGGAAGCCGGACAAGCACAGGAGCTGACTTTCGTACTTCAGCCCGGCACCGACCTCTCAGAAGTAATTGTAACTGCCGGCAGAAAGCCCGAGAGCCTTAAAGACGTACCATCTTCGGTGAGCATCCTTACCGAACGCGAAGTAAAGGAACAGTTGAACGTTAACCCCTCGGTAGCGGCCATTTTAGGGAATACCATACCGGGATTAGGGACATCGAATAATAAAGCGACTAACGCCGGACAGACCCTCAGGGGGCGCCAGGTACTTGTGCTCATCGACGGAATACCACAATCTACACCGCTCATGAACGGAAGCCGCGACATCCGTACGCTTGATCCTGCGGTCATTGAACGTGTGGAAGTCATCAAAGGCGCTACCTCCATTTACGGTAATGGCTCCGCAGGGGGAATCATCAACTTTATCACGAAGAAAGCGGTGGCCGACAAAGCGTTCAGCGGCACCACGAGCGTCGGATTAAACAGCAATGTTGCTCATCCCGCAAATACGCTTGGTTATCGCTTATCTCAGGGCTTTTCCGGAACGGCCGACAAGCTCTCCTATGTGGTAAACGGCACCTATAATTACACCGGTGTGCTGCGTGACGCGAAGGGCAATGTAAACGCACAGCCCGACGGACTGGGAGAAAACTCTCTATATAATGCATTTGCCAAACTATCGTACAAACCAAACGCAAACAGCGCAGTTACTGCCTCCTACAACCTGTTTCGTAGCGTACAGGATGCAGACTATATCAATGTGACAGGAAAATATGGGCAGGCACCTTCAGTTGGCCAGAAAGGCGATGATCCGGGCGAACCTGCCGGAACGCCCTATAACCACAACGCCCTCATCTCCTACCAAAATACTGCCCTGCCTTTAGCAAGTTCGCTTGATCTGTCTGCCTATTACAACAGCTTCGTATCCATGAACCGCTATGTAGAGCAAGGCACCGCATGGTACGGGCCAGGACAAACGAAAATACAATCATTCAAAAAGGGTGTCAGGCTTACGCTCAATACGCCCTGGGCAATGGGCGGTCTGGGCCAGGGTGAGTTAACTTACGGATTAGACCTGCTAAATGACCGTACCAACCAGGTGCTTACTGATGGACGGGTATACATTCCAGACATGAACATGCTCAACCTTGCACCGTACGCGCAGTTTAACATCGACCTGCTCAACCAGTTCGTATTGAAAGCGGGCGTGCGTCACGAAAATGCAGATGTGAAGGTTAAAGACTTCAACACCATTGCAACCGGTCCGGACGGTGCAGGCAGCATCGCCGTAAGTGGCGGAAAGATTCCGTACAACGCCACCACTTTTAATGCTGGTTTGCGTTACAACAGGTACGAAATATTCAATCCATTCATCAGCTTCTCGCAAGGCTTCGCCATCAACGAGCTTGGACGCATCCTGCGGAGGGCTACAAGCAACACGCTGGAATCCATAGCCACCGATCCGATCATCACCAACAATTACGAGGCAGGCTTCAGTTCAAGGCTGGGCATGGTCAACCTCACCGCATCATACTATGTGAGCACATCCAGGCTGGGGGCAAATCTGGTCGACGTAGGTGGTTTTCTCGTAGCGCAACGTGAACCTGAAAGGATACATGGCTACGAAATCGCTGCTGATGTAAACGTCAGCGAGCAATGGACGGCAGGGGGCAGCTATTCCTATGTAGAAGGCAAGGCTGAACAAGCCGACGGTACCAAGGTTTACATGAACGGACTGCGTATTGCGCCTCCTAAAGCAACAGCTTACCTGGGTTACCGTCCGCTAAGCGCACTAGATATGAAATTGTACTGGGTATATACCGATGGGCGCGACCGGTTTAACGTTCGGGCCAACAACCTTTACGCCAACAGCGAAGGACCTGTAGAACCGGTAAGCCTGTTTAACCTTACTGCAGCCTACCGGATCAACGCGCAATG
- a CDS encoding endo-1,4-beta-xylanase, whose product MRSVLLLLIFVAGASRLPAQSGTDGKGLKDYYKAYFPIGVAITPRQLQNPDERKLILKEFNSVTAENAMKMEPIHPEENRYDWRGADAIVDFAAANGLKVRGHTLCWHSQAPDWMFRDDKGERVGKEVLLERLKAHIYTVVKRYKGKIYAWDVVNEAISDNPNEFLRNSVWYQICGEDFIFKAFQYAHEADPDAVLFYNDYNAEHPEKRQRIYKLLKKLTDAKVPIHGVGLQGHWSVTGPSEETIKAAVDQYSALGLKVQITELDVSVYPDGDRKTEGAASSGFTQGLQKKQEEQYGMFFRVFRQYRGVLTGVTFWNLSDRHSWLDNFPVRGRKNYPLLFDKDLQPKGAYWNVVRF is encoded by the coding sequence ATGAGAAGTGTTCTATTACTATTGATTTTTGTCGCGGGCGCTAGTCGCCTGCCAGCCCAGAGCGGTACGGATGGTAAGGGACTTAAGGATTACTACAAGGCTTACTTTCCGATAGGAGTAGCCATAACGCCACGTCAGCTGCAGAATCCGGACGAAAGGAAGCTGATTTTGAAGGAGTTTAACAGCGTAACTGCCGAGAATGCGATGAAAATGGAACCGATTCATCCGGAGGAAAACCGTTACGACTGGCGTGGTGCAGATGCGATCGTTGATTTCGCTGCTGCAAATGGGTTGAAGGTGAGAGGGCATACCCTTTGCTGGCATTCCCAGGCACCAGATTGGATGTTCCGCGATGATAAGGGTGAGCGGGTAGGTAAGGAAGTTCTGCTTGAACGCCTGAAGGCACATATTTATACTGTGGTGAAACGCTACAAAGGCAAGATATATGCCTGGGATGTGGTGAATGAAGCAATTTCAGATAATCCCAATGAGTTCTTACGAAACTCGGTGTGGTACCAGATATGCGGTGAGGACTTTATTTTTAAAGCGTTTCAGTATGCGCATGAGGCCGATCCGGATGCGGTGTTGTTTTATAACGACTATAATGCTGAACACCCGGAAAAGCGTCAGCGTATTTATAAACTGTTAAAAAAGCTGACAGATGCCAAGGTTCCTATCCACGGTGTAGGTCTGCAGGGACACTGGTCTGTCACCGGTCCTTCCGAAGAAACCATAAAAGCGGCTGTGGATCAGTATTCGGCATTAGGCCTTAAAGTGCAAATTACCGAACTGGACGTATCTGTTTATCCCGATGGCGACAGGAAAACCGAAGGGGCCGCTAGTTCCGGATTCACACAAGGGCTGCAGAAGAAGCAGGAAGAGCAATACGGTATGTTTTTCCGGGTGTTCCGGCAATACCGTGGTGTACTTACGGGCGTCACCTTCTGGAATTTGTCGGACCGCCACAGCTGGCTCGACAACTTCCCGGTACGCGGCCGTAAGAACTACCCGCTTTTATTTGACAAGGACCTGCAGCCTAAGGGCGCTTACTGGAACGTGGTCAGGTTTTAA
- a CDS encoding NADPH-dependent FMN reductase, giving the protein MNVKIITSTTRPERKGIAIAEWIYNLAASQENIDAELLDLAAINLPLMDEPQHPRLQQYQHQHTKDWSAKISEADAFIIVLAEYNYGFPAPIKNALDYLFNEWAYKPVGIVSYGGVSGGLRSTQMLKQVLTTLHMMPLNQGVTLPMFSKFIGEDGKFGADESHGKAAGAMFKELAKWAEAMKTLRA; this is encoded by the coding sequence ATGAATGTAAAGATCATCACCTCTACAACCCGGCCAGAGCGCAAAGGAATCGCCATTGCCGAGTGGATATACAACCTTGCTGCCTCACAGGAAAACATAGATGCCGAACTGCTTGATCTTGCTGCAATCAATCTTCCATTGATGGACGAGCCGCAACATCCGCGGTTACAACAATATCAGCATCAGCATACGAAAGACTGGAGTGCTAAGATCAGTGAGGCCGACGCCTTCATTATTGTTCTGGCGGAATATAATTACGGGTTTCCGGCGCCAATTAAAAATGCCCTCGATTACCTTTTCAATGAATGGGCCTATAAACCAGTAGGAATAGTGAGTTATGGCGGCGTTTCCGGTGGCTTACGCTCCACGCAAATGCTTAAGCAGGTACTCACCACGCTGCATATGATGCCCCTCAACCAGGGAGTTACCCTACCGATGTTCAGTAAGTTTATAGGTGAAGACGGAAAGTTTGGGGCCGACGAAAGTCATGGTAAAGCCGCAGGAGCCATGTTTAAAGAGTTAGCGAAGTGGGCAGAAGCGATGAAAACGCTCCGGGCCTAG
- a CDS encoding alpha/beta fold hydrolase, protein MKNSVSKTISKLILAAVIAFGVKDSVHAQGKRVPASLGREEYVEVEKNVRLHVTDLGEGKPVVLIHGWPLSNAMYEYQYQYLVRKGFRVIGISLRGFGKSDKPYGRYDFDVFSDDIKVVLEKLKIEDAVLGGFSMGGAVVIHYVTKYNAAHVGKLALFAAAAPTWKQREGAPYGVPEADAINLINETMKNRQDLIAGFGKDFPAREGAISQNIVKWLENMNLEASPYATTESIRSLLNLDLRRELSKIKIPTVIFSAVHDKLVSLSAGEALKKGIANAHLVRFENSGHALFFEEADKFNAELEKFARQ, encoded by the coding sequence ATGAAAAATTCAGTATCAAAAACAATCAGCAAGTTAATTTTAGCAGCGGTTATCGCTTTCGGTGTAAAAGATTCAGTGCACGCTCAAGGGAAAAGAGTACCTGCTTCGCTTGGCAGGGAGGAGTATGTTGAGGTGGAAAAAAATGTTAGGTTACATGTTACCGACCTGGGTGAAGGTAAACCTGTTGTCCTGATTCATGGATGGCCGCTGAGCAACGCCATGTACGAGTATCAGTACCAATATCTGGTTCGAAAGGGTTTCAGGGTCATAGGAATCTCTCTTCGCGGGTTTGGTAAGTCGGACAAGCCATACGGACGCTATGATTTTGATGTATTCTCGGATGATATCAAAGTTGTCCTAGAAAAGTTGAAAATTGAAGATGCGGTGCTTGGCGGTTTCTCGATGGGCGGAGCCGTGGTGATTCACTATGTAACAAAGTATAACGCGGCTCATGTAGGAAAACTGGCCTTATTCGCAGCCGCGGCTCCGACATGGAAACAACGCGAGGGTGCTCCTTATGGTGTGCCCGAAGCTGATGCGATAAATCTTATTAATGAAACGATGAAGAACAGGCAGGATTTAATTGCCGGATTTGGAAAAGATTTTCCGGCCAGGGAAGGTGCTATCTCTCAGAACATTGTGAAGTGGCTGGAGAATATGAATCTGGAGGCCTCGCCATATGCGACAACTGAATCTATCAGGTCATTACTTAACCTGGACCTACGACGGGAGCTTTCAAAGATCAAAATACCGACCGTCATTTTTAGTGCGGTGCACGACAAACTGGTTAGTTTATCGGCCGGTGAAGCGCTCAAAAAGGGAATTGCAAATGCTCACCTGGTAAGGTTTGAAAATAGCGGACACGCCTTATTCTTTGAAGAAGCAGACAAGTTCAATGCAGAGTTGGAAAAGTTTGCAAGACAATAA
- a CDS encoding helix-turn-helix domain-containing protein encodes MRKDNYLFESSLKTFGLLHFDQVEAAGIDAYKSYIKVLYLPEGYTIKVDFAVYNTAKPTLLFVAPNQHIELERLGDRPGHFVYYNRDFYCIQINDAEVSCDGLLFNNIHNMPVVVLESREAAFIDYLFSELEDEFLNNDSSMEEMLRTYLKQLLIKATRLWKIQHLDRVVTEQHADLEFFRKFTLLVDANYKQKHTVADYADLLYMSPKTITHKFKRLNLPQPNEVIKNRIVLEAKRLLVHTGMTAKEIAYDLGYDDPAYFSRLFLVKTGESPTGFRAKYNHR; translated from the coding sequence ATGAGGAAAGATAATTATCTGTTTGAAAGCAGCCTGAAGACATTCGGGCTGCTTCATTTTGATCAGGTTGAGGCAGCCGGCATTGATGCCTATAAATCATATATCAAGGTTTTATATCTGCCGGAAGGCTATACCATAAAGGTAGATTTTGCGGTGTATAACACGGCTAAGCCTACGCTTCTGTTTGTGGCCCCCAACCAGCATATCGAGTTAGAACGTTTGGGAGACCGGCCTGGACATTTCGTATATTATAATCGTGATTTTTATTGTATTCAGATCAATGATGCGGAGGTTTCTTGTGATGGGCTGTTATTTAACAATATTCATAATATGCCTGTGGTTGTGCTGGAAAGCAGGGAGGCTGCATTTATCGATTACCTGTTTTCTGAACTGGAGGACGAGTTCTTGAACAACGACTCTTCGATGGAGGAAATGCTTCGTACCTACCTGAAGCAGTTGCTGATTAAGGCTACACGGCTATGGAAAATACAGCATCTGGACAGGGTGGTGACGGAGCAGCATGCCGACCTGGAATTTTTCAGGAAATTCACCCTGCTCGTTGACGCGAACTATAAACAGAAACATACGGTAGCCGATTATGCTGACCTGCTGTATATGTCGCCCAAGACAATTACCCATAAATTTAAACGGCTTAATCTTCCACAGCCCAACGAGGTCATCAAAAACAGGATCGTGCTGGAGGCTAAGCGTTTATTGGTTCACACTGGGATGACTGCAAAAGAGATTGCTTACGATCTGGGCTACGACGATCCGGCGTATTTTAGCCGTCTGTTTTTGGTGAAGACCGGCGAGTCGCCTACAGGTTTCAGGGCTAAATATAATCATCGTTAA